TGAACTGTGAAGTATTTATCAAGGCCTTGTAGAACGTAGAAGTTTACCTGTAGAACTTTCCCTCCAGGAGCCTCTTCGAACGGCAGTTGCTGCTGGTAAAGGGGATCCAAGGTTTTTCTTGCtacttttgttttctttttggctATGCAGGCTCCGTTTTCCAAAAGATACACTTTTACATATGGtgctatgaagagagagagagacagaatagttACAATACTATTGGCAGCATTGTCAGTTGGTTCAAGCTCTGGTTACCGTAGTGACCAGTTGGTACTAGCATGAAGTTCGGGGCTGTGGGTTCWATTCTATTCTACTCACATACAGGatacaaaaaatgtatgtgcTCACGGTACTGTAAGTAGCTTTGGATATATGTGTCTGCTAAATAgcatatattaatatattatacaTCACGTAGTAAATTACCTGGCAGTGCCTTGGAACCTGGTTTTCCCACAAGGCCACGGGCTCGGATCACTTCCACRTCCAGCGCTCCTTTCTTGTCCACGATTCCAATCTGGATGTCACctgaacaacacacaccacagccaacaCAATGTCAACACRCCATTCACACAATACAGATATCCCTTCCGTATGGGATGGGGTCGCTAAAGGCATCTTGACACGTAAATCAAATATATAATTCATTAATTCACTCAGAATCTCTTGACAGAACATTGTTCCAGGAATCTGATCCACCCACCCATGGGTGGTGTAGCTAGCGTCTGTCGTCCAACCAGCTGGGCTGGGCCTAGTCCATCCAGGAAGTCAGAGAACTGGGCGTCGGAGGACAGCCTAACACCAGGGAAGATCAGGCTGGAACGGAAGGGAGAGATGACACAGGTAACTATGGAGACTAAAGAAGAAGACCTCAAAGCTTGAACTTGCTTATTTAGWGTTGGCAASATCCAAAAAAAcacaggaaattcaaatgagcacCCCAAACCTACATTTGACCTATTGATGACTTCAATGAGACTTCTCGTAATAAGTGAAAATGCTATGTCTACAATTAACCTACGCATACCAATGTGATAATGTACATTGGGGGGATGTAACATTATCACATTGGTATGCGTTAGACTTCACTTACTTTCCCTCTGAGCTGTAGCTGTTCATGCTGCCGTCGGTGGACTCTCTGCTGGCCTGCCGAGTCATCCTGCTCCTCATCTCTACGGCCAAGCCCGTCTCTGTGCTCCTCTGCACGGTGCTYCGAAGCTTCTTCCCACCGGCTTCTGGACAGAACAGAGGGACAGAGRgggagaaagagatagagcgagggaaagagagagagggggaaagagagagggaaagagagagcaggggggagaAATAGTTAATACATTGCTCTCAAGTGTGTGCTTTGCTTTCGAATTACATGCAGTAGGTTATTGTAGACATAGCATTTTCACTTATTACGAGAAGTCTCATTGAAGTCATCAACAGGAAGATCACACTTCCACTCTATGGCAATTCTACCAACATCATGCACCCTATTCTCAGAGCACTGCAACTTCCATGTGATCATTTAGCAAAGAGATATATTAAACATAAAGTGCCATATTACAGTAtctacagaaatattttttttaaacagttgtGTGCgcgtacgtgtgtgcgtgtgtgtacatgtgcgtgtgtgtgtatgtgtgttcgtgTATGAATGGGCTAAACAGAAGAAGACCATGTACATCCCTCTTCCTGCCATGCCAGAGCACCGGCTGCCTGCTCTGCAGGGTTCTTGCTCTAGcttagagtctctctctctctctctctctctctttctctcccccctccatccctctgttccaCCTAGGACCGTTCAGTGTCTGGCCTCCCACAACTGATACAAGGTGACAGCTGACCGCCCCCATTAGACTCGCTGAACATCTCCAGTCTATGTGACAGCAGGCCCTGTGTAGGGCACATGGCCAGGACGTGGCTGGAGCTGTGTGGGGCCTGAATGGCATTCTTTGCAAACTACCAAGGAGGGCCAGGAGAGGGATATACTGGAGGTAACTGMAGGAGCAGGTACTGGTACTAGTCAGCCACTGCAGAGCTCTACACAAGTCACATGACAGGGCTTTTAGCAGAGAACTAAAGAAACAAAATGGCCGTTCCTTCAAATACAAAAATGCATACGGGGTACACCGGACTAATTAAAAGTGTCAAATGGTAAAAGGTGAACTAATGGGTCTGTCTTGTCTCTCAGTAAGGAATGCAGGAAGCAGAGTTATTGAGTTCTAGCAGTGTTATTGTTTAACTCTGAGGATAACCAGGGTAAAGAGAACGAATGTAAAGAGAGCTAATTTATGTGTCAGACATgaccactggacacacactgtcAGGGAATGCACGTCAACATAGAGAGTGAATGTTCCTACATAGAGAGTGGTTCTGCTTTATCACAGGAACAACCTTTCTGAGGGCAACACACATGGACTTCTTACAGTTTGAAGACCGCTCAACAATTCCCCATACTCTGTGTTCAAATAAACTGCAAGTAATCTGGCATATATTCATATTGTCCTTAATGCAATTTCCCTCTCTGTAACTTagaatgtctgtgtgtgattCCAAACGCCTTAATTATACTCTGGCTACTGTCCCTGCCTGCAGCTTCTCTCacttcctgtctgcctgcctgcctgtctcccatCCACAGGAAGTACAGACTCTTAGAATCAGAGGAAGATAAGCCTTTATTACTCAGGCAGGCCCTCACTGCTGGGGCCAGAACCCTGGCATCCCAGCTATTCAATGACATCcgcctcctcatcctctcctcagcATTGACAAAGCAAACTGGATTCAGAGAAGCTGACAGTGACGTCTAAAGGCATCTAAAGAGCTGCCAGTGTGACAGACAGTCAGGCTCCCGCCATGCAGCAACCACCTAAACACAATCAATGAGCGATGTGCTGAATGATCAGCTGAATGAATCAATGAACATTCATTCAGCTGAATCAAAGCTAAGATCAACCTGATCACTGTATGTACTGCGGTTAGCATGCATATGGTTGTATCTGAGGTCATTGTGGATGACAATACTAATAAAGGAGGAGAAGCTAATCTATGAAATCGCTTTTTAATGGCCAGCCAACTGTTTTTAATGATGCAGTTTATACCTCATTGGAGTAATGCTGAATAACGGTGTGTGATTATGATGAGACTGTAGGTGCCATGAGCCAggccacacacactcatacacacacatacacacactcacacacacacacacacacacaggctttgcGGTTGTCATGGTTTGTTATTAAGGTAGAGTATTAAAAAGATTACGTAGTGGATTTTGTAAAGCTCACCCAGACAGATATATTCAGTCAAATTAAGCTACTACCATTGAAAGTGCGTTCCATACACATCATTAAACTCCATATCCCACTAAAAGGGAAAACAATATAGAAAAATATGTATTCTGGAAAGAGATAAGGATCTGTGAAAGACAGAAAAAAATTAGAATCATTCAGAAAATGCTGCAGTGCATCCAGCCCTAGCCGTGAAACACTCCTCAACGAAAATGCGTCACTCTGGAGTGGTAGAGATATATGGGCTCTGGGGAAATGGggaaatcatacaatgtaattttcccAGAGCCCATCTAGATGCTAGAACAAAACCTTCATTTGAGGAGCTATTCTCTGCTGGAGTCCTYCAATACTCTAAGATACTGTCTTCACGCAACATAAACTACACATCAGACTCACCTGCAGTGTGACTTCCGTGCAATCAAATGACTGTTTACAAACATCATCAGTACAGTGTCATCTGGGAGAAATGTTTATGAACAGCAACTTGATTGGACACACATTTCGGGTCGACTACTCTAGTACCTTTAACTCCAGGTAAGGAAGCATTAAAGTCAGTGTCTACCCAGAAAGAGGATTGAGATGGAGGGGGCTGGAGACATTTCTACRGTATTATCTCAACATTCCAGTGGATCATGTCTATTTCAGAGGAGTCTATTAAAGTCTATTTATAGGAGGAGGGTAATACAATCCCCCTAACCCAGCTAACACAAGCACAGCTAATACAATCCCCCTAACCCAGCTAATA
This region of Salvelinus sp. IW2-2015 linkage group LG6.1, ASM291031v2, whole genome shotgun sequence genomic DNA includes:
- the LOC111964950 gene encoding regulating synaptic membrane exocytosis protein 2-like isoform X2, with protein sequence MSSNHCSRSADMNRARSRSPSVPPPQSRSLDPGYDIDPASSQYSSSNRVDRCSVSDDHHSPDRANPRSGSAQTSPTSTPMSDRRGGRQLPQLPPTGTKGRKAGGKKLRSTVQRSTETGLAVEMRSRMTRQASRESTDGSMNSYSSEGNLIFPGVRLSSDAQFSDFLDGLGPAQLVGRQTLATPPMGDIQIGIVDKKGALDVEVIRARGLVGKPGSKALPAPYVKVYLLENGACIAKKKTKVARKTLDPLYQQQLPFEEAPGGKVLQIIVWGDYGRMDHKSFMGAVQILLDELDLSNMVIGWFKLFPPSSLVDPTLAPLTRRASQTSLDSRS
- the LOC111964950 gene encoding regulating synaptic membrane exocytosis protein 2-like isoform X3 yields the protein MSSNHCSRSADMNRARSRSPSVPPPQRANPRSGSAQTSPTSTPMSDRRGGRQLPQLPPTGTKGRKAGGKKLRSTVQRSTETGLAVEMRSRMTRQASRESTDGSMNSYSSEGNLIFPGVRLSSDAQFSDFLDGLGPAQLVGRQTLATPPMGDIQIGIVDKKGALDVEVIRARGLVGKPGSKALPAPYVKVYLLENGACIAKKKTKVARKTLDPLYQQQLPFEEAPGGKVLQIIVWGDYGRMDHKSFMGAVQILLDELDLSNMVIGWFKLFPPSSLVDPTLAPLTRRASQTSLDSRS
- the LOC111964950 gene encoding regulating synaptic membrane exocytosis protein 4-like isoform X5, producing MGRQGHDATAAAGAPGSGVRMQRSQSKMSLSASFEALANYFPCMNSFDEEDGAGGKKLRSTVQRSTETGLAVEMRSRMTRQASRESTDGSMNSYSSEGNLIFPGVRLSSDAQFSDFLDGLGPAQLVGRQTLATPPMGDIQIGIVDKKGALDVEVIRARGLVGKPGSKALPAPYVKVYLLENGACIAKKKTKVARKTLDPLYQQQLPFEEAPGGKVLQIIVWGDYGRMDHKSFMGAVQILLDELDLSNMVIGWFKLFPPSSLVDPTLAPLTRRASQTSLDSRS
- the LOC111964950 gene encoding regulating synaptic membrane exocytosis protein 4-like isoform X4 — encoded protein: MGRQGHDATAAAGAPGSGVRMQRSQSKMSLSASFEALANYFPCMNSFDEEDGEAGGKKLRSTVQRSTETGLAVEMRSRMTRQASRESTDGSMNSYSSEGNLIFPGVRLSSDAQFSDFLDGLGPAQLVGRQTLATPPMGDIQIGIVDKKGALDVEVIRARGLVGKPGSKALPAPYVKVYLLENGACIAKKKTKVARKTLDPLYQQQLPFEEAPGGKVLQIIVWGDYGRMDHKSFMGAVQILLDELDLSNMVIGWFKLFPPSSLVDPTLAPLTRRASQTSLDSRS